A single region of the Thermovenabulum gondwanense genome encodes:
- the rplE gene encoding 50S ribosomal protein L5, which yields MPRLKEKYENEVVPALMKKFNYKSVMQVPRLEKVVINMGISDAKENPKAIESACNDIAVITGQKPVVTKAKKSIASFKIRKGMPIGAKVTLRGVRMYDFLDKLFNVALPRVRDFKGVSPDAFDGRGNYTLGIKEQLIFPEIDYDKIDKIRGMDITIVTTAKSDEEARELLQNLGMPFAR from the coding sequence ATGCCCAGACTTAAAGAAAAATATGAAAACGAAGTGGTACCAGCGCTTATGAAAAAATTCAATTATAAATCGGTGATGCAGGTTCCCCGCTTGGAAAAAGTAGTGATAAACATGGGAATAAGTGACGCAAAAGAAAATCCCAAGGCAATCGAGTCGGCCTGCAACGATATAGCCGTAATAACCGGACAAAAGCCCGTAGTTACAAAAGCGAAGAAGTCCATTGCATCCTTCAAAATACGTAAAGGAATGCCAATCGGCGCGAAAGTGACCCTTCGCGGTGTAAGGATGTACGATTTTCTGGATAAACTTTTTAACGTCGCCTTACCCAGGGTTCGCGACTTTAAGGGAGTTTCTCCCGATGCCTTTGACGGTAGAGGAAATTACACCCTGGGAATAAAAGAGCAGTTGATTTTCCCGGAAATTGATTACGATAAGATTGACAAAATAAGGGGCATGGATATTACTATAGTGACAACGGCAAAATCCGATGAGGAAGCCAGGGAGCTTTTGCAAAATCTCGGAATGCCATTTGCTCGATAG